GGGCCGCAAATTCTTCCACTTTTCATTTGACATGGAAAAGCTTGTGTGAGAGTCATTTATAAAAAGACTTTCAAGGAGCTTGCCATGGCAAAGAAACTTCTTATCTTTTCAATGGTCGTTGCGGCGTTTTTCCTGTTTCTGCAGGTCAGCGCGTCCGCCAAGATAATCGTGAAATACGGGCATGTCGGTCCTCCCATCCACCCGCAGCACCACGGGGCCCTGGCTTTTGCCAAGTATGTGACGGAGAAGACAAAGGGGGAGATCGAGGTCCAGGTGTTCCCGCTGGGTCAGCTCGGTGGTGAGCGTTCAATGACGGAGCAGGTCCAGGCCGGCACCCTCCACATGACGGCGGTGACGTCAGGGGTGCTCGCGAACTTCGTTCCCGAGGTCGGTATCATCGAACTGCCTTTCATCTACCCTGACAGGAAGACGGCGTACAGGGTCCTCGATGACAAGGATATCCAGCAGCGCATCGCGAAGTTCTGCGAGCCGAAGGGATTTGTCTTCATAGGTTACACCGAGAACGAGTTCAGAGATATGACCAACTCGAAGCACCCGATCAAGAAACCTCAGGACCTGCAGGGTCTGAAGATACGGGTCGTCGAAGGCCCGGTGTTCATCGACACTTTCAAAACACTGGGAGCCAACCCCACACCGCTGCCCTTTCCGGAGATCTACAACGCCCTTCAGCAGAAGGTCATAGACGGCCAGGACAACCCCCTCTACACATCCGTCCTCATGAAATTCACAGAGGTCAACAAGTTTGCCACCGTCACGAACCACATTCTCACGGAGTGTCCCGTCGTGGTGAACGCCAAGTTCTGGAAATCCCTGACGCCGGAACAGCAGAAGATATTCAGGGAAGCCGCCGCGGTACAGATCAAGACCAACAGGGAAGGCAACGCCAGGGGCAGCGCCGACGCCATCCAGAAGGCCAAGGCCCAGAAGGTGGATGTCTACGTCCTCACCGCGAAGGACAGGGAGGTCTTCAGGAAAGCGGTGCAGCCCGTATATGATAAGTACAAGGGCATATACGGCAATGAATGGTACGATTTCTTCGTGAAGAAGATCGATTCTTACTCGAAGAAGAAATAGAAAGAGATGACTATAGGGGGGAGGGGCCGGATCTCTCCCCCCATCCGGCATGACTGACCTTATAAAGAAACTCAACAAGTTCGAGGAAGGCGTCGCCGCCTTTTCACTCCTCGGGATAGCCCTTCTCACGTTCGTTGAGACGGCCCTGCGCTACACCGCCAACTACACCTTCACGTGGTTCGGCGAGGTGGCGAACTACACGATGATCTTCTGCACTTACCTTGCAGCGTCCATCGGAATCAAGTACGGGACCCACTTTTCCATGGAGGCGATAACGGAATACGCCCCCGACAAGGTGAGCCATCTTCTGAAGACGGTCGCCTACTTCCTGTCGGGAGTCGTGACGATCCTTTTCATCTGGTATGGCACGAAGCATCTCATAACGCTGAAAGGTTTCGGGGTCAAGAGTTCGGCGATGCAGATACCCATGTATCTTCCCTACATACCGATCCCCCTTTTCGCCCTGACCATGACCTTTCGCTTTTTCGCGCTTTCCCTGAGGCATTTCCGGGACTTCCTGGAGGGTAAGCCCTTCGAGAGGGTGAGGAGGAAATAGCCGATGAACCTGGCCCTCGTCCTCATCTGCTTCTTCGCGCTTCTTGCCTTGAGCACTCCCATTGCCATCGTCCTCGTGGCGACGACGGCGGTCTACATCATCTTCGTCGCCCAGACGCCGCTCACCTCACTTATCCAGCAACTCTTCAACGGGCTCGACAATTTCGTGCTCCTCGGTGTTCCCTTTTTCATCCTCGCCGGGAACATCATGGCTGAGGGCGCCATCTCGACGAGGCTCGTGAACGTGATGAAGCTCTGTGTCGGCCGGTTCACCGGCGGGCTTGCCATGGCCTCTATCCTGGCCTGCATGTTCTTCGCGGCGATCTCCGGTTCGTCGCCGGCCACCGTCATCGCCATCGGAAGCATCATGATGCCGGCCCTCATCAAGGAAGGGTACGGGGAACGGTTTTCGATGGGTCTCCTGACATCATCCGGCTCGCTCGGGATCCTCATACCCCCGAGCATTCCCATGATCCTCTATGCCCTCGTGATGAATGTGTCCGTGGCCGAGATCTTCATGGCGGGATTCCTGCCGGGGGTGTTCATCGGTTTGTGCCTCATGGGGTATTCCTACTATCAATCGGGGAAGAACAACTGGAGGCAGAAGGAGACCTACACGCTGCGGGAGGCCCTGAAGATCCTGAAGGACGGGATATGGGCGCTCCTCCTGCCGGTCCTCGTCCTCGGCGGCATCTACGGGGGCATCTTCACTCCCACGGAGGCCGCGGCGGTGTCCGTGGTCTATGCCCTCGTCATCGAGCTTTGTGTCTACCGGGAGCTCAAGATCGGTCACCTCTTTTCCATCTGCAGGGATTCGGCCGTCCTATCGGGATGTCTCCTGTTCATTCTTTCCTGCGCCATGACCTTTATCTGGCTTTTGACCGTCGAGCAGATACCGCAGAAGCTTGCGGAGATCATCGTTACCAACATAGAGAGCAAATGGCTCTTTCTCCTCGCCATAAACGGCGCTCTTCTCATAATCGGCGCGCTGATGGACATCGTTACCGCGATCATCATCATATCGCCCATCCTCGGCGAGACCCTCACAAAGTACAACATCGACCTCGTCCACTACGGGATCATCATGATCATAAACGTGGAATGCGGTTTCCTGACCCCGCCTTTCGGCCTCAACCTCTTCGTCTCGATGGCGATCATGAAACGCTCCCTCGTCGACGTAGGCAAGGCCATCCTGCCTTTCATCCTCCTCTTCCTGAGCTGTCTTCTGGTGATAACCTATGTGCCCTGGATAGCGACGTTCCTGCCAAAGCTTTTTCTGGGGAAGTGAGAAAAAAGGAATGCGCGCCCGAGAGGGATCGAACCTCTAGCCTTTGGATTCGTAGTCCAACGCTCTATCCAATTGAGCTACGGGCGCGTGGTGTGTAATTATAGCGACTTTGCCCTGTATTTTCAACCTCCTTTTGCCGATAACACAGAGAGGGACGGGACGTCCTGCATTTTCGTTGCATTTTTGGCTTAAAAGAGATTTATTCTTATGACGAACCGCCAGCAACGAAATTCACGTAAGCATCGCATCACTTCGAACGGGGGTATCAGTTGGAAAAACGTAGAAGACTCTCGCAGACCCATCTCATCTTCATAGGCATGCTTGCCGGATTGGTGCTGGGGTTTGCTTTCCCGGCCCTGGGGACGAAGATGGAGGCGCTCAGCACCATATTCATCCGCCTCGTCAAGACGATCATCGTTCCCATCATATTCGCGACCCTTGTCGTGGGCATCGCCAGTCACGCGGACCTCAAGGCGGTGGGCAGGATGGGGGTCAAGGCGATCGTCTATTTCGAGATCATCACGACCATCGCGCTCTTTCTGGGCCTCGTCGTCGTCAACGTGACGAAGCCCGGCGTCGGCATCGATCTCGGTGACGCCGGGTTGCCTGCCGGGCTGGGCGAGGCGAAGCACATGACCATCAAGGAGATCGTCATCAACATATTCCCCGACAACTTCTTCGATGCCGCCTCCCGGGGCGACGTGCTCGAGGTGGTCGTCTTCACCATCATCTTTGCCATTGCCTTGAGTCTTATCAAGGAGAGGAAGAAGCCCATCATCGAGTTCTGCGAGGCCCTGGCGGAAACGATGTTCAAGTACACCAATATCGTCATGCGCTTCGCGCCCGTCGGCGTCGGGGCGGCCATAGCCGTCGTTGTCGCCAGCAAGGGCATGAGCGTGCTCCTCAACCTGTGCCTCCTCATAGCAAGCTTCTACGGGGCCATCGTGGTCTTCATGCTGGCCGTGCTCCTGCCCGTGGCGCTCCTTTTCAAGGTCCCCGTGAGGAGGTTCATCGCGGCGGTCAAGGAACCAGCCGTGATCGCCTTTTCCACCTCCAGCTCGGAGGCGGCCCTGCCGAAGGCGATGGAGAACATGGAGGCCCTCGGGGTGCCGAGACGGGTGGTTTCCTTCGTCATCCCCACGGGGTACAGCTTCAACCTCGACGGCACCACCATCTATCTCTCTCTCGCATCCATCTTCGCGGCGCAGGCGGCCGGTGT
This region of Syntrophorhabdus sp. genomic DNA includes:
- a CDS encoding DctP family TRAP transporter solute-binding subunit, with protein sequence MVVAAFFLFLQVSASAKIIVKYGHVGPPIHPQHHGALAFAKYVTEKTKGEIEVQVFPLGQLGGERSMTEQVQAGTLHMTAVTSGVLANFVPEVGIIELPFIYPDRKTAYRVLDDKDIQQRIAKFCEPKGFVFIGYTENEFRDMTNSKHPIKKPQDLQGLKIRVVEGPVFIDTFKTLGANPTPLPFPEIYNALQQKVIDGQDNPLYTSVLMKFTEVNKFATVTNHILTECPVVVNAKFWKSLTPEQQKIFREAAAVQIKTNREGNARGSADAIQKAKAQKVDVYVLTAKDREVFRKAVQPVYDKYKGIYGNEWYDFFVKKIDSYSKKK
- a CDS encoding TRAP transporter small permease, producing MTDLIKKLNKFEEGVAAFSLLGIALLTFVETALRYTANYTFTWFGEVANYTMIFCTYLAASIGIKYGTHFSMEAITEYAPDKVSHLLKTVAYFLSGVVTILFIWYGTKHLITLKGFGVKSSAMQIPMYLPYIPIPLFALTMTFRFFALSLRHFRDFLEGKPFERVRRK
- a CDS encoding TRAP transporter large permease subunit — encoded protein: MNLALVLICFFALLALSTPIAIVLVATTAVYIIFVAQTPLTSLIQQLFNGLDNFVLLGVPFFILAGNIMAEGAISTRLVNVMKLCVGRFTGGLAMASILACMFFAAISGSSPATVIAIGSIMMPALIKEGYGERFSMGLLTSSGSLGILIPPSIPMILYALVMNVSVAEIFMAGFLPGVFIGLCLMGYSYYQSGKNNWRQKETYTLREALKILKDGIWALLLPVLVLGGIYGGIFTPTEAAAVSVVYALVIELCVYRELKIGHLFSICRDSAVLSGCLLFILSCAMTFIWLLTVEQIPQKLAEIIVTNIESKWLFLLAINGALLIIGALMDIVTAIIIISPILGETLTKYNIDLVHYGIIMIINVECGFLTPPFGLNLFVSMAIMKRSLVDVGKAILPFILLFLSCLLVITYVPWIATFLPKLFLGK
- a CDS encoding cation:dicarboxylase symporter family transporter — its product is MEKRRRLSQTHLIFIGMLAGLVLGFAFPALGTKMEALSTIFIRLVKTIIVPIIFATLVVGIASHADLKAVGRMGVKAIVYFEIITTIALFLGLVVVNVTKPGVGIDLGDAGLPAGLGEAKHMTIKEIVINIFPDNFFDAASRGDVLEVVVFTIIFAIALSLIKERKKPIIEFCEALAETMFKYTNIVMRFAPVGVGAAIAVVVASKGMSVLLNLCLLIASFYGAIVVFMLAVLLPVALLFKVPVRRFIAAVKEPAVIAFSTSSSEAALPKAMENMEALGVPRRVVSFVIPTGYSFNLDGTTIYLSLASIFAAQAAGVDLSLSQQLLIGFTLIFASKGAAGVPRASLVVLAGTLASFGLPVQAVAVILGVDTVMDMGRTAVNVTGNCLATVIVVKWEKVFDRKDEAA